In Candidatus Binatia bacterium, one DNA window encodes the following:
- a CDS encoding pyridoxamine 5'-phosphate oxidase family protein, protein MADWYRMLGADHVDFIRKQHVFFVATAPADGDGYPNLSPKGYDSLDVLSPTELVFVDMPGSGNQTASHVVRGGRITLMFCGFEARAMVLRVYGRGTVLLPDSDGYAELVERLRPGLVGPFTRQLIRIEVEKVQTSCGYGVPRFEFVGERDTLRRYYERAAERGEFAAKLERARRLQDPV, encoded by the coding sequence ATGGCCGACTGGTACAGGATGCTCGGAGCGGATCACGTCGACTTCATCCGCAAGCAGCACGTCTTCTTCGTCGCGACGGCTCCCGCGGATGGCGACGGATACCCCAATCTGTCGCCCAAAGGCTACGACTCGCTCGACGTCCTGAGCCCGACCGAGCTGGTGTTCGTCGACATGCCGGGCAGCGGGAACCAGACGGCGTCGCACGTCGTGCGCGGCGGACGCATCACGCTGATGTTCTGCGGCTTCGAGGCGCGGGCGATGGTCCTGCGCGTCTACGGACGCGGCACGGTGCTGCTGCCGGACTCCGACGGCTATGCGGAGCTCGTGGAGCGTCTGCGGCCGGGGCTCGTCGGCCCGTTCACGCGCCAGCTCATCCGCATCGAGGTCGAGAAGGTGCAGACCTCGTGCGGCTACGGCGTGCCGCGCTTCGAGTTCGTCGGCGAGCGCGACACGCTGCGCCGCTACTACGAGCGCGCGGCGGAGCGCGGCGAGTTCGCCGCGAAGCTCGAGCGCGCGCGCCGGCTGCAGGATCCGGTGTAG
- a CDS encoding 6-pyruvoyl tetrahydropterin synthase family protein, translating into MRAQSFSVYVAKEYLKFNAAHFIAYPGFRERLHGHNYHVTVRIEGELGPDGYVLDFGLVKKATKRVCDALDEHTLLPAQSDCLRITEQGDSVEVVYEDGARFVFPRSDVILLPIVHTSAEELARYVAGQVKNELLAAGARPWTRLEVGVAETSGQSATYAE; encoded by the coding sequence ATGCGAGCCCAAAGCTTCTCGGTTTACGTCGCCAAGGAATATCTCAAGTTCAACGCGGCGCACTTCATCGCCTATCCCGGCTTTCGCGAGCGGCTGCACGGACACAACTACCACGTGACCGTGCGCATCGAGGGCGAGCTCGGTCCCGACGGCTACGTCCTCGACTTCGGTCTCGTGAAGAAGGCGACGAAGCGCGTCTGCGACGCGCTCGACGAGCACACGCTGCTCCCCGCGCAGAGCGATTGCCTGCGGATCACCGAGCAGGGCGACTCGGTGGAGGTCGTCTACGAGGACGGCGCGCGCTTCGTGTTCCCGCGCAGCGACGTGATCCTGCTGCCGATCGTCCACACCTCGGCCGAGGAGCTCGCACGCTATGTGGCAGGCCAGGTCAAGAACGAGCTTCTCGCGGCCGGCGCGCGGCCCTGGACGCGGCTCGAGGTCGGCGTCGCGGAGACCAGCGGCCAGTCGGCGACGTACGCCGAATGA
- a CDS encoding HAD family hydrolase: MTSAPDAVRALLFDIDGTLLRSRGSAELFDAAMEEVFGIRGNLRAIRPDGMTDPDIVARLLDGRTPPCGAITPRLLASFEMTLARSLGAAVAAGQVEVWTLPGVEELLAELASRDDVRLGIVTGNMRATARVKLEAVGIAGYFRGGGYGSDSPSRAVLPAVALRRMQRVDGVKLAPERAVVVGDTPHDLHAARAHGMRCVLVATGQFEASELAAAGPDALLEDLSDLPRALEAILG, from the coding sequence GTGACGTCGGCGCCGGACGCCGTGCGCGCGCTCCTGTTCGACATCGACGGCACGCTGCTGCGCTCGCGCGGCTCGGCGGAGCTCTTCGACGCGGCGATGGAGGAGGTGTTCGGCATCCGCGGCAACCTGCGCGCGATCCGTCCGGACGGCATGACCGATCCGGACATCGTCGCGCGGCTGCTCGACGGACGGACGCCGCCGTGCGGCGCGATCACGCCGCGGCTCCTCGCGAGCTTCGAGATGACGCTCGCGCGCTCGCTCGGAGCGGCGGTCGCGGCGGGGCAGGTCGAGGTGTGGACGCTGCCCGGCGTCGAGGAGCTGCTCGCGGAGCTCGCGTCACGCGACGACGTGCGCCTCGGGATCGTCACCGGCAACATGCGCGCGACCGCTCGCGTCAAGCTCGAGGCGGTGGGGATCGCGGGCTACTTCCGCGGCGGCGGCTACGGCAGCGATTCGCCGTCGCGCGCCGTGCTGCCGGCGGTCGCGCTGCGTCGCATGCAGAGGGTCGACGGCGTCAAGCTAGCGCCCGAGCGCGCGGTGGTCGTCGGCGACACGCCGCACGACCTTCACGCGGCGCGTGCGCACGGCATGCGCTGCGTTCTCGTCGCGACGGGGCAGTTCGAAGCGTCGGAGCTGGCTGCGGCCGGTCCGGATGCTTTGCTCGAGGATCTCAGCGATCTGCCGCGCGCGCTCGAGGCGATTCTCGGCTGA
- a CDS encoding class I fructose-bisphosphate aldolase: MTERVREILSWYAGSSPGVLTNLARMLNHGALGGTGKMVILPVDQGFEHGPARSFAPNPGGYDPHYHFKLAIEAGCNAYAAPLGFLEAGAAEFAGEIPLILKLNNSDLLYESSDPCPAVTGSVADALRLGCVAIGYTIYPGSALRNEMYENLREITEEAKAAGLAVVVWSYPRGSGLSKEGETAVDVVAYAAQIACQLGAHIVKVKPPTSFLEQKEAKKVYEAQQIPIETLADRVRHVVQAAFNGKRIVIFSGGAKGSDEKVFDEVRGIRDGGGFGSIIGRNSFQRPRAEALKFLDTVMKIYRGEIK, encoded by the coding sequence ATGACGGAACGTGTTCGTGAGATCCTGAGCTGGTACGCCGGCAGCAGTCCGGGGGTGCTGACCAATCTTGCGCGCATGCTGAACCACGGCGCGCTCGGCGGCACCGGCAAGATGGTCATCCTGCCCGTCGATCAGGGCTTCGAGCACGGCCCTGCGCGGAGCTTCGCGCCGAATCCCGGCGGCTACGATCCGCACTACCACTTCAAGCTCGCGATCGAGGCCGGCTGCAACGCGTACGCGGCGCCGCTCGGCTTCCTCGAGGCGGGCGCGGCGGAGTTCGCAGGCGAGATCCCGCTGATCTTGAAGCTCAACAACAGCGATCTGCTGTACGAGTCGAGCGATCCGTGTCCGGCCGTCACCGGCTCGGTCGCCGATGCGCTGCGTCTCGGCTGCGTCGCGATCGGCTACACGATCTACCCCGGCTCGGCGCTGCGCAACGAGATGTACGAGAACCTGCGCGAGATCACCGAGGAAGCGAAGGCCGCCGGTCTCGCCGTCGTCGTGTGGTCGTACCCGCGCGGCTCGGGGCTCTCGAAGGAAGGCGAGACCGCGGTCGACGTCGTCGCGTACGCGGCGCAGATCGCCTGCCAGCTCGGCGCGCACATCGTCAAGGTGAAGCCGCCGACGTCGTTCCTCGAGCAGAAGGAAGCGAAGAAGGTCTACGAGGCGCAGCAGATCCCGATCGAGACGCTCGCCGACCGCGTGCGCCACGTCGTGCAGGCGGCGTTCAACGGCAAGCGCATCGTGATCTTCTCGGGCGGCGCCAAGGGCTCCGACGAGAAGGTGTTCGACGAGGTGCGCGGCATCCGCGACGGCGGCGGATTCGGCTCGATCATCGGCCGCA
- a CDS encoding SDR family oxidoreductase — protein sequence MKDLDGKIAFVTGAGSGLGREIALTFGRAGARVIVNDLRAEAAERTHAELEKIDAVTHCGPQIGDVSDPEQVRRFFAAIGHATRERLDILVNNAGHADTEPETVRRMMQQLGEMQSTGRIATALEATSRLSDERWRKMMAVHVDGTFFCTREALKIMQFQRSGRIINIASIAGLTGIGGVPHYSAAKGAIIAFTKAVARDVAPYDILVNAIAPGYIDTPLLDVLGEQRATQTAVIAAQTLLGRLGEAREVAATALFLAGPGASYFTGQVLSPNGGLVV from the coding sequence ATGAAGGATCTCGACGGCAAGATCGCCTTCGTCACGGGCGCCGGCTCCGGTCTCGGACGCGAGATCGCGCTGACGTTCGGACGTGCCGGCGCGCGCGTCATCGTGAACGACCTGCGCGCCGAGGCGGCGGAACGGACGCACGCCGAGCTCGAGAAGATCGACGCGGTGACGCACTGCGGACCGCAGATCGGCGACGTCTCCGATCCCGAGCAGGTACGGCGCTTCTTCGCCGCGATCGGCCACGCAACGCGCGAGCGCCTCGACATCCTGGTCAACAACGCCGGCCACGCCGACACCGAGCCCGAGACCGTCCGCCGGATGATGCAGCAGCTCGGCGAGATGCAGAGCACCGGACGCATCGCGACCGCGCTCGAAGCGACCAGCCGACTGTCCGACGAGCGCTGGCGCAAGATGATGGCGGTGCACGTCGACGGCACGTTCTTCTGCACGCGCGAAGCGCTGAAGATCATGCAGTTCCAGCGCTCGGGCCGGATCATCAACATCGCGAGCATCGCCGGGCTGACCGGCATCGGCGGCGTGCCGCACTACTCCGCGGCGAAGGGAGCGATCATCGCCTTCACCAAGGCCGTCGCGCGCGACGTTGCGCCCTACGACATCCTGGTGAACGCGATCGCGCCCGGCTACATCGACACGCCGCTGCTCGACGTGCTCGGCGAGCAGCGCGCGACGCAGACCGCGGTGATCGCGGCGCAGACGTTGCTCGGCCGTCTCGGCGAGGCGCGCGAGGTGGCGGCGACGGCGCTGTTCCTCGCCGGCCCGGGCGCGAGCTACTTCACCGGACAGGTGCTGTCGCCGAACGGCGGCCTCGTCGTCTGA
- the dusB gene encoding tRNA dihydrouridine synthase DusB has translation MAQRTALSLGARSIAPPLVLAPMSGVTDMAFRRLVRECSPGAVGLVVSEFISIEGLTRNDLRSHRMLRYHRDEHPISIQIFGAEIDRMVEAALIVQQTGVDAVDINCGCPVPKVVKRGGGAELLRQERHLERMLRAVRRELSIPLTLKIRTGWDADSINCVEIAQMAEDAGVAMITVHGRTRMQLYTGSADWDLIARVKQAVRIPVVGSGDVVSVEAARERLARSGVDGLAIGRAAMENPWIFGAIAADLEGRTVPVPSVADRFAALRRYRVLLDELYPEKVTSARLRGMACRILKGFPGSAVLRERVTHTRSSDELLGILAQYEQYEKQQLGEPPRSAA, from the coding sequence GTGGCCCAGCGCACCGCTCTTTCGCTCGGCGCGCGCAGCATCGCGCCGCCCTTGGTTCTCGCGCCCATGTCCGGCGTCACCGACATGGCGTTCCGCCGTCTCGTGCGCGAGTGCAGCCCGGGAGCGGTCGGGCTCGTGGTCAGCGAGTTCATCTCGATCGAGGGCTTGACGCGCAACGACCTGCGCAGCCACCGCATGCTGCGCTACCACCGCGACGAGCACCCGATCTCGATCCAGATCTTCGGCGCCGAGATCGATCGCATGGTCGAGGCCGCGCTGATCGTCCAGCAGACGGGCGTCGATGCGGTCGACATCAACTGCGGGTGTCCGGTTCCGAAGGTCGTCAAGCGTGGCGGCGGGGCGGAGCTGCTGCGGCAGGAGCGTCACCTCGAGCGCATGCTGCGCGCGGTGCGCCGCGAGCTGTCGATTCCGCTGACGCTCAAGATCCGCACGGGCTGGGACGCGGATTCGATCAACTGCGTCGAGATCGCGCAGATGGCGGAGGACGCGGGCGTCGCCATGATCACCGTGCACGGCCGAACGCGCATGCAGCTCTACACCGGCAGCGCGGACTGGGACCTCATCGCCCGCGTCAAGCAAGCAGTCCGGATTCCGGTCGTCGGCAGCGGCGACGTGGTGAGCGTCGAGGCCGCGCGCGAGCGGCTCGCGCGCTCGGGCGTCGACGGCCTCGCGATCGGCCGTGCCGCGATGGAGAACCCCTGGATCTTCGGCGCCATCGCCGCCGACCTCGAGGGACGCACGGTGCCCGTTCCGAGCGTGGCGGACCGCTTCGCGGCGCTGCGCCGCTATCGCGTGCTGCTCGACGAGCTCTATCCGGAGAAGGTCACCTCGGCGCGGCTGCGCGGCATGGCGTGCCGGATCCTGAAGGGCTTCCCCGGCAGCGCCGTCCTGCGCGAGCGCGTGACGCACACCCGCTCGAGCGACGAGCTGCTCGGGATCCTCGCGCAGTACGAGCAGTACGAGAAGCAGCAGCTCGGCGAGCCGCCCCGGTCCGCCGCGTGA